A DNA window from Acidobacteriota bacterium contains the following coding sequences:
- a CDS encoding phosphatidylserine decarboxylase: MRIDRAGWLFVVPPAVLAAAGALMGFWVLAAPMAAVAGFMVFFFRDPDRTIPDEPGLVIAPSDGRVLIAGDADPAVAPPGVWTQVSVFLSPIDVHINRIPVDGRVTKIEYKPGRFLAAYRWEAASANERNDVWIDHAGEAIVCRQVVGVLARRLVCRIGVGDDVRTGDRYGLMKFGSRIDLFLPRHVRLRVGQGDRIRGGETVVASW, translated from the coding sequence ATGAGGATTGATCGGGCAGGCTGGCTCTTTGTCGTTCCCCCCGCGGTGCTCGCGGCGGCTGGGGCCCTGATGGGATTCTGGGTGCTGGCGGCGCCAATGGCAGCGGTGGCCGGCTTCATGGTGTTCTTCTTCCGGGATCCCGATCGAACGATACCCGATGAGCCCGGGCTGGTCATCGCGCCTTCTGATGGCCGCGTGCTGATAGCCGGTGATGCCGACCCTGCCGTGGCCCCGCCGGGCGTCTGGACGCAGGTCAGCGTCTTCCTGTCGCCGATCGACGTCCATATCAACCGGATTCCAGTGGATGGACGGGTGACGAAGATCGAGTACAAACCTGGCCGGTTTCTGGCGGCCTATCGATGGGAAGCCGCCTCAGCCAACGAGCGCAACGACGTGTGGATTGATCACGCTGGCGAAGCGATCGTGTGCCGCCAGGTGGTCGGCGTGCTTGCCCGCAGGCTGGTGTGCCGGATCGGGGTCGGCGACGACGTTCGGACCGGCGACCGATACGGTCTGATGAAGTTCGGGTCGCGCATTGATTTGTTTCTGCCCCGACACGTTCGGCTCCGGGTCGGCCAAGGCGACCGCATCCGGGGTGGAGAGACTGTGGTGGCCTCATGGTAA
- the pssA gene encoding CDP-diacylglycerol--serine O-phosphatidyltransferase codes for MVNPADDELDGDDTFDQRRSDRLATQRRFKRDPGQPPQRLRRGVYVLPSLFTLGNMFCGYLCILYAIRGEFEMAAPFIGLAIVLDILDGRIARMTKTESAFGLEFDSLADVISFGVAPAVLVFVWGLAPLQRLGWAAGFVYVAATAIRLARFNIQTGSNLDKRYFVGMPCPAAAAVSASTVFFYTAGFKQPQSALIALAVVLIPAFLMVSTIRFRSFKTFDLRARRSYKVLGLVAIAYAAIQIHLPMLLLLVAYAYLASGLVGLAWGRLRRRRTPAPAADTPGPTLP; via the coding sequence ATGGTAAACCCGGCAGACGACGAACTCGACGGAGACGACACATTCGACCAACGGCGGAGCGACCGGCTCGCCACGCAGCGGCGATTCAAACGTGACCCGGGTCAGCCGCCCCAGAGGCTCCGGCGTGGGGTCTACGTGTTGCCGAGTCTGTTCACGCTCGGCAACATGTTCTGCGGGTACCTGTGCATCCTCTACGCGATTCGCGGCGAGTTCGAGATGGCCGCCCCGTTTATCGGGCTGGCGATCGTACTCGATATCCTGGACGGCCGCATCGCCCGGATGACGAAGACGGAGAGCGCATTCGGGCTCGAGTTCGACTCACTGGCCGATGTGATCTCGTTTGGCGTCGCGCCGGCCGTGCTCGTCTTCGTGTGGGGGCTGGCCCCTCTCCAGCGCCTCGGCTGGGCTGCGGGCTTCGTGTACGTGGCAGCGACGGCAATCCGGCTCGCGCGTTTCAACATCCAGACGGGCAGCAACCTCGACAAGCGTTACTTTGTCGGCATGCCTTGCCCCGCCGCCGCAGCCGTGTCCGCGTCGACCGTCTTCTTCTACACCGCGGGGTTCAAGCAGCCCCAGAGCGCGCTGATCGCGCTCGCGGTTGTCTTGATCCCGGCGTTTCTGATGGTCAGCACTATTCGCTTCAGGAGTTTCAAGACGTTCGACTTGCGCGCACGCCGGTCGTACAAGGTGCTGGGCCTGGTGGCTATCGCCTACGCGGCGATCCAGATCCACCTGCCGATGCTGCTCCTGCTGGTCGCTTACGCCTACCTGGCTTCTGGACTCGTCGGTCTGGCCTGGGGTCGACTCCGCCGGCGGCGAACGCCCGCTCCCGCGGCCGACACACCTGGCCCCACACTCCCGTAG
- a CDS encoding ATP-binding protein, with protein MAERIADPVRALQRATRRLSQGDLDVRLVMTSSNELSRLVEAFNAMAVDLKRHQESAERTHKLEAWADMARQVAHEIKNPLTPIQLSAEHLRRVHLDRGSPLGPVLESCIDSILTQVRLLRQIAGDFSSFASSPTPRPVQIAPADLVAEVVAPYRAGHPSGIRVSVDVPPTLPSILVDRSLVGHALTNVIENALHAMPGGGSLTIGARVSTDGQRLEFSVRDTGVGMERAALGRIFEPYFSTKAIGTGLGLTIVKRNVELHGGTVAIDSEPGAGTVVTLSLPVSHVPTPDESIDGGNR; from the coding sequence ATGGCAGAACGGATCGCCGATCCGGTGCGCGCCCTCCAGAGGGCAACCAGAAGATTGTCCCAAGGCGATCTGGATGTCCGGCTCGTGATGACGTCGTCGAACGAGTTAAGCCGACTGGTGGAGGCGTTCAACGCGATGGCCGTCGATCTCAAGCGCCACCAGGAATCGGCCGAACGCACTCACAAGCTCGAGGCGTGGGCGGACATGGCTCGACAGGTCGCTCACGAAATCAAGAATCCGCTGACGCCCATCCAGCTGTCGGCTGAGCATCTGCGGCGCGTGCACCTGGATCGAGGATCGCCGCTGGGACCCGTGCTGGAGAGCTGCATCGATTCGATCCTGACGCAGGTGCGGCTGCTACGGCAGATTGCCGGAGACTTCTCGAGTTTTGCGTCGTCGCCGACGCCCCGACCCGTTCAAATCGCGCCGGCCGATCTGGTCGCCGAAGTTGTCGCCCCCTACCGCGCGGGGCATCCTTCAGGCATCCGCGTGTCGGTCGATGTACCGCCGACGCTTCCATCGATCCTGGTCGATCGGTCGCTCGTCGGCCACGCACTGACCAACGTTATCGAGAACGCGCTTCACGCGATGCCTGGCGGCGGCTCGCTGACCATCGGCGCCCGCGTCTCGACCGACGGCCAGCGGCTCGAATTCAGTGTCCGGGACACGGGTGTCGGGATGGAGCGCGCCGCGCTCGGCCGGATCTTCGAGCCCTATTTCTCCACCAAGGCGATTGGCACCGGGCTTGGGCTGACCATCGTCAAACGCAATGTCGAGCTCCACGGCGGCACGGTCGCCATCGACAGCGAGCCCGGCGCAGGGACCGTGGTGACGCTGAGTCTGCCGGTGTCACACGTGCCAACCCCGGATGAATCGATAGACGGTGGAAATCGGTAA
- a CDS encoding PLP-dependent aminotransferase family protein produces the protein MINYSRYLSSAGETMQGSAIRKMGVVAAGVPDIISLAPGYPDPKAFAWDEFRDIASSLLSGSDPNALQYGPTRGIRPLLEALGEIVAGRGIATTTDQILVTTGSQQGLDLLARVLCNPGDVVLVELPVYTGAIAAFRNAQVDLVGVRQGADGIDLDHLEHVLAQQRAAGKRVNVVYVVPNFQNPTGQLISLEKRRSLLTLAERHDLLIIEDDPYGELYFNDGDARLTRPIKADDGEGRVVYLSSFSKTLAPGFRVAWIVAPEPLAAKFDLAKQAADLCTGALDQRIVLEAWKRGVLVGHLPGLRVHYREKKSAMESAMRQHLAGVASWREPRGGFFLWVELPAQLSGEALLERAMREKVVYVAGAAFFVDGTGQHFIRLSFSLPPIDRITEGVKRLARVVKTALSETS, from the coding sequence ATGATCAATTACAGCAGGTATCTGTCCAGCGCCGGCGAGACGATGCAGGGCTCGGCCATCCGCAAGATGGGGGTCGTGGCCGCTGGCGTTCCCGACATCATTTCGCTCGCACCCGGCTATCCCGATCCGAAGGCGTTTGCCTGGGACGAGTTCCGGGACATTGCGTCCTCGCTGCTGAGCGGGAGCGATCCGAACGCCTTGCAGTACGGCCCCACGCGGGGAATCCGGCCGCTGCTCGAAGCGCTCGGCGAGATCGTGGCGGGTCGGGGTATCGCGACAACCACCGACCAGATACTGGTGACCACCGGATCGCAGCAGGGGCTGGATCTGCTCGCGCGAGTGCTCTGCAATCCGGGCGATGTCGTGCTGGTCGAGTTGCCGGTCTATACCGGAGCGATTGCGGCGTTTCGGAACGCGCAGGTCGATCTGGTGGGCGTGCGACAGGGGGCGGATGGCATCGACCTGGATCATCTCGAACACGTCCTGGCGCAGCAGCGCGCGGCCGGCAAGCGGGTCAACGTCGTCTATGTCGTGCCGAACTTTCAGAATCCCACGGGGCAGTTGATTTCGCTGGAGAAACGCCGGAGCCTGTTGACGCTGGCCGAACGGCATGATCTGCTCATCATCGAGGACGATCCGTACGGTGAACTCTATTTCAACGATGGCGACGCGCGCCTCACGCGGCCGATCAAGGCGGACGATGGCGAGGGGCGCGTCGTGTACTTGAGCAGTTTCTCGAAAACCCTGGCGCCGGGTTTCCGAGTCGCGTGGATCGTGGCGCCCGAACCGCTGGCCGCCAAGTTCGACTTGGCGAAGCAGGCAGCGGATCTCTGCACCGGGGCGCTCGATCAGCGCATCGTGCTCGAAGCCTGGAAGCGAGGGGTGCTGGTCGGACACCTTCCCGGATTGCGGGTGCATTATCGCGAGAAGAAGTCGGCGATGGAGTCAGCCATGCGGCAGCACCTGGCCGGTGTGGCCTCGTGGCGGGAGCCTCGTGGAGGATTCTTCCTCTGGGTGGAGCTGCCGGCGCAACTGAGCGGGGAGGCCCTGCTGGAACGGGCGATGCGAGAGAAAGTGGTCTATGTAGCCGGCGCGGCGTTCTTCGTCGATGGCACCGGACAGCATTTCATCCGGTTGTCGTTCTCGCTGCCGCCGATTGATCGCATCACGGAAGGCGTCAAACGCCTGGCGCGCGTCGTCAAGACCGCCCTATCGGAGACTTCCTGA
- a CDS encoding PQQ-binding-like beta-propeller repeat protein produces the protein MSVWTAIRAVCVTRRGAARVSCSALLISALLSAFGVSPAFGAPKRPAVPAFWGPLHVIWHASLDGIPIGRPAFDGTRAFVGMRDGRLVAVNLATGSVLWSVNQGVTTPPAASEGLVLAVKGATLIAFDSVNGKVRWQQPLGAPSVLPPTVGPNWIAVVTTKPDLVLLRPVDGGLLWRQTLAAPVRALPAGRSDRIFIGLTNGQAMALSTANGQSQWIREVGGDPLVLTLDQDRIVVGTSDNFLCALVADSGKQRWRWRTGGDVGGAVAADRARVYFASLDNSLVALGRGGGDMKWEQRLPSRPVGGPVLFGDTLILATVAGEMKTFSIDRGALMETMPVVGRPLHPPYVVPWSGPVPPRAIVLTAGGQLLAIGPHVEPPLEPLDPMPGTLMQPETLEPIEPPLVPMLYPPGRLLLPETLPPGIIRKSPIGRS, from the coding sequence ATGTCGGTGTGGACGGCAATTCGCGCGGTCTGCGTGACGCGGCGCGGTGCGGCGCGCGTGAGTTGTAGTGCCCTGCTCATCTCGGCATTGTTGTCGGCTTTCGGCGTCAGTCCCGCTTTCGGTGCGCCCAAGCGGCCCGCGGTGCCGGCATTCTGGGGTCCTCTCCATGTGATCTGGCACGCCAGCCTTGATGGGATCCCGATCGGTCGGCCCGCCTTTGACGGCACCCGCGCGTTCGTGGGGATGCGCGACGGCCGATTGGTTGCTGTAAACCTGGCCACCGGAAGCGTGCTGTGGTCCGTCAACCAGGGTGTGACGACGCCTCCTGCCGCGAGCGAAGGTCTGGTGCTGGCGGTCAAGGGGGCGACGCTCATCGCCTTCGATAGCGTCAACGGCAAGGTTCGCTGGCAACAACCGCTGGGAGCCCCGAGCGTCCTGCCTCCGACGGTCGGCCCGAACTGGATCGCGGTCGTCACCACGAAGCCGGACCTGGTGCTGCTCCGCCCGGTCGACGGCGGCCTCCTCTGGAGGCAGACACTTGCCGCCCCCGTGCGCGCCCTGCCCGCCGGCCGGTCCGATCGCATCTTCATCGGGCTGACGAATGGCCAGGCGATGGCGCTCTCCACAGCGAATGGCCAGTCTCAGTGGATCCGCGAGGTCGGCGGCGATCCGCTCGTGCTCACGCTCGACCAGGACCGCATCGTGGTCGGAACGTCAGACAATTTCCTGTGCGCGCTTGTCGCCGACAGCGGAAAGCAGCGGTGGCGGTGGCGGACCGGCGGCGACGTGGGCGGCGCCGTCGCGGCCGACCGCGCTCGCGTGTACTTCGCCTCTCTGGACAACTCACTGGTCGCGCTCGGCCGAGGCGGTGGCGACATGAAGTGGGAACAGCGCCTGCCGTCCAGGCCAGTCGGAGGGCCGGTTCTGTTTGGCGACACCCTCATTCTGGCGACCGTCGCGGGCGAGATGAAGACGTTCTCGATCGATCGCGGCGCACTGATGGAGACGATGCCAGTGGTGGGGCGTCCGCTCCATCCTCCTTACGTGGTGCCGTGGTCGGGTCCGGTCCCGCCTCGCGCGATTGTGCTCACGGCTGGCGGCCAACTGCTCGCGATTGGACCCCACGTCGAGCCTCCGCTCGAGCCGCTCGATCCGATGCCGGGCACTCTCATGCAACCGGAGACGCTCGAACCAATCGAACCGCCCCTGGTCCCGATGCTCTACCCTCCCGGAAGGCTGCTGCTGCCGGAAACCCTGCCGCCAGGAATCATCAGGAAGTCTCCGATAGGGCGGTCTTGA
- a CDS encoding DNA polymerase III subunit alpha: MAEFVHLHLHTEYSLLDGACRIEELLGQAERFNMPSLAVTEHGNLFSAISFHDKARNHGIKPILGCEVYVAPGSRLIKSGTIGETANHLVLLAETAEGFRNLITLVSSGYTEGFYYRPRIDKDLLAQHAKGLIGLSSCLKGEVPSHLRADQMSRATSAAALYRDLLGPGNFFLEMQDQGLPEQAGVNRGLVEISRDLGVPLVCTNDVHYLRQGDAKPHDILLCIGTGKTVNAPERLKYFGDQFFLKTPEEMAAVFGDHPDAMRRTVEIAERCNVDLSDAGPHLPNFQVPEPYSVEGYFEHMVRDGFTMRLQRLQALGAQGGLRHSIEEYRTRLQYEIDVIERMKYPGYFLIVWDFIRYAREQGIPVGPGRGSAASSLVAYCLKITDIDPLQYDLLFERFLNPERISLPDIDIDFCERRRGEVIEYVTRKYGRENVAQIITFGTMKAKAVVRDVGRVLDMSYAEVDRVAKQIPAALEMTLDKALDENPVLRDLERNDTRVSELLAIAKRLEGIARHASVHAAGVVITPRPVTEFAPLYKGARDEITTQWGMKEIERIGLLKMDFLGLSTLTLIRDALDQIEATTGTRLDLETLPLDDTRTFDLFCDGQTLGVFQFESSGMRDILRKAKPRRFEDLIALNALYRPGPIKGGMIDDYIARKHGRVDITYELPQLEPILKETYGVMAYQEQVMLVASELAGFSLGGADLLRKAMGKKSQSLMDAQREAFMKGAIERGIAEKKATRVFDLIQQFAGYGFNKSHSTTYALLAYQTAYLKANYSQHFMAALLTIESQNPAKLATYLHECRELNVPILPPDINASGLAFSVTPAGVRFGLGAVKNVGESAIASLLQVRTEHGRIRSLHRLCEDVDLRLVNKRVFESLAKAGAFDSLAAPAGSEPPDRPQVSRPRLMAALDAAVEYGSRHQRDRDKGQTQLFGGDDGEEDGAGDVLLPAAPPWSDAQQLAYEKEALGLYLSGHPIDRFACDLKLFGARTVGDLVGAPEPPEPQDDQELGPDGPGATHRVSEDVAVGGIVAALRPLKTKKGDRMAAFMLDDPNGTIEVVVFPDAFGKAAALLQNDAVVLVRGRFDRDDDSMRILASEIQPIEVVRAQVTRQVVIRLAASANDKRVLGGVSDVLGRHKGECRVALEIDVVSGERDFRVRAELSGQMRVRPSDRLVTDLERICGPGTVTLQ, encoded by the coding sequence ATGGCCGAGTTTGTTCATCTGCATTTGCACACCGAATACTCGCTGCTCGACGGGGCGTGCCGCATCGAGGAGTTGCTCGGTCAGGCCGAACGCTTCAATATGCCGTCGCTGGCGGTGACGGAACATGGGAATCTGTTCTCGGCGATCTCATTCCACGACAAGGCCCGAAACCACGGCATCAAGCCGATTCTGGGATGCGAGGTCTACGTCGCGCCTGGCAGCCGACTGATCAAGAGCGGCACCATTGGGGAGACGGCGAATCATCTGGTGCTCCTCGCCGAAACCGCCGAGGGTTTTCGCAATCTCATTACGCTGGTGTCGTCCGGCTATACCGAGGGGTTCTACTATCGGCCAAGGATCGACAAGGACCTGCTGGCCCAGCATGCGAAGGGTCTGATCGGCCTCAGCAGCTGCCTCAAAGGAGAAGTGCCGAGCCACCTGCGAGCCGACCAGATGTCGCGGGCAACGAGTGCGGCGGCGTTGTATCGGGACCTGCTCGGGCCGGGCAATTTTTTTCTGGAGATGCAGGACCAGGGGTTGCCCGAGCAGGCTGGTGTCAACCGGGGGCTGGTGGAGATCTCGCGCGACCTCGGCGTGCCGCTGGTCTGCACCAATGATGTCCATTACCTGCGGCAGGGGGATGCCAAACCCCACGATATTCTGCTCTGCATCGGCACCGGCAAGACCGTCAACGCTCCCGAGCGCCTGAAGTACTTCGGGGATCAATTTTTTCTGAAGACGCCGGAGGAGATGGCGGCGGTGTTCGGCGACCATCCGGACGCGATGCGCCGGACGGTGGAGATCGCCGAGCGGTGCAACGTCGATCTCAGCGACGCCGGGCCGCATCTGCCGAACTTCCAGGTGCCCGAGCCCTATTCGGTCGAAGGCTACTTCGAGCACATGGTGCGGGACGGCTTCACCATGCGTCTCCAGCGACTGCAGGCGCTAGGGGCGCAGGGTGGACTGAGGCATTCGATCGAGGAGTACCGCACCCGCCTCCAGTACGAAATCGATGTCATCGAGCGTATGAAATATCCCGGGTACTTCCTGATTGTCTGGGACTTCATCCGCTACGCGCGCGAGCAGGGCATCCCGGTGGGCCCCGGCCGGGGTTCGGCGGCCAGCAGCCTCGTGGCGTATTGCCTGAAGATTACCGACATCGACCCGCTGCAGTACGACCTGCTGTTCGAGCGCTTCCTCAATCCAGAGCGGATCTCGCTTCCGGATATCGACATCGACTTCTGCGAGCGGCGGCGCGGCGAGGTCATCGAATACGTGACCCGCAAGTACGGCCGTGAGAACGTGGCGCAGATCATCACCTTCGGCACGATGAAGGCCAAGGCCGTCGTGCGCGATGTCGGCCGGGTGCTGGACATGTCGTACGCCGAAGTGGACCGGGTCGCCAAGCAGATTCCCGCCGCGCTCGAGATGACGCTGGACAAGGCGCTCGACGAGAATCCGGTGCTGCGCGACCTCGAGCGCAACGACACGCGGGTGTCGGAACTGCTCGCCATCGCCAAGCGGCTCGAAGGCATCGCGCGGCACGCCTCAGTGCATGCGGCGGGGGTCGTGATCACGCCTCGGCCGGTGACCGAATTTGCGCCGCTCTACAAGGGAGCCCGGGACGAAATCACGACCCAGTGGGGCATGAAGGAAATTGAGCGGATCGGCCTGCTGAAGATGGACTTTCTGGGTCTGAGCACACTCACGCTGATCCGCGACGCGCTGGACCAGATCGAAGCGACCACCGGTACACGACTGGATCTCGAAACGCTGCCGCTGGACGACACGCGGACGTTTGATCTGTTCTGCGACGGCCAGACGCTTGGCGTCTTCCAGTTCGAAAGCTCGGGCATGCGAGACATCCTGCGGAAGGCGAAGCCGCGCCGCTTCGAGGACCTGATCGCGTTGAACGCCTTGTACCGTCCCGGCCCGATCAAGGGCGGCATGATCGACGACTACATCGCCCGCAAACACGGCCGCGTCGACATCACGTATGAGTTGCCCCAACTCGAGCCCATCCTGAAAGAGACCTACGGGGTCATGGCCTATCAGGAACAAGTCATGCTGGTGGCCAGCGAGTTGGCCGGCTTCAGCCTGGGCGGGGCCGACTTGCTGCGAAAGGCCATGGGAAAGAAGAGCCAGTCGCTGATGGACGCCCAGCGCGAGGCGTTCATGAAGGGAGCGATCGAACGCGGCATTGCCGAAAAGAAGGCGACTCGCGTCTTCGATCTCATCCAGCAGTTTGCCGGCTACGGTTTCAACAAGTCGCATTCCACCACGTACGCGCTGCTCGCCTACCAGACGGCCTACCTGAAGGCCAACTATTCCCAGCACTTCATGGCGGCGCTGCTGACCATCGAGTCGCAGAATCCGGCCAAGCTTGCCACCTACCTGCACGAGTGCCGCGAACTGAACGTGCCCATCCTCCCCCCGGACATCAACGCCAGCGGCCTGGCGTTCAGCGTGACGCCGGCCGGCGTGCGCTTCGGCCTGGGCGCGGTCAAGAACGTGGGCGAGAGCGCCATCGCGTCGCTGCTGCAGGTGCGCACGGAACACGGGCGCATCCGTTCGCTGCATCGCTTGTGCGAAGACGTGGACCTGCGCCTGGTCAACAAGCGTGTGTTCGAGAGTCTGGCGAAGGCGGGCGCGTTCGATTCGCTCGCGGCGCCTGCCGGCTCGGAGCCTCCCGATCGGCCGCAGGTCTCCAGGCCCCGCCTGATGGCGGCGCTCGATGCCGCCGTCGAGTACGGCAGCCGGCATCAGCGGGATCGGGACAAGGGACAGACGCAGTTGTTTGGCGGCGACGACGGGGAGGAAGATGGTGCCGGCGACGTGCTGCTCCCTGCCGCGCCACCCTGGAGCGATGCTCAGCAGTTGGCGTACGAGAAGGAGGCGCTCGGCCTGTACTTGAGCGGGCATCCCATCGACCGCTTCGCCTGCGACCTCAAGCTGTTCGGAGCTCGCACCGTCGGCGATCTCGTTGGCGCGCCGGAACCCCCTGAGCCCCAGGACGATCAGGAACTGGGGCCCGATGGCCCGGGTGCGACGCATCGTGTTTCGGAAGACGTGGCGGTCGGCGGGATCGTCGCCGCGCTGCGTCCGCTCAAGACAAAGAAGGGCGACCGGATGGCGGCGTTCATGCTAGACGATCCGAACGGCACCATCGAGGTCGTGGTGTTTCCGGACGCGTTCGGCAAGGCCGCGGCGCTCCTGCAGAATGACGCGGTCGTTCTGGTGCGGGGCCGATTCGATCGAGACGACGATTCGATGCGGATTCTCGCCTCGGAGATCCAGCCTATTGAAGTCGTGCGGGCACAGGTGACGCGGCAGGTCGTGATTCGACTGGCAGCGTCGGCCAACGACAAGCGGGTCCTGGGCGGCGTGTCGGACGTCCTCGGCCGCCACAAGGGCGAGTGCCGGGTCGCCCTCGAGATCGACGTCGTCTCCGGTGAGCGGGATTTCCGGGTGCGCGCGGAATTGTCGGGGCAGATGCGCGTCCGACCCTCGGATCGGCTCGTGACCGATCTCGAGCGAATCTGCGGGCCCGGCACGGTCACGCTGCAGTAG
- a CDS encoding acetyl-CoA carboxylase carboxyltransferase subunit alpha, translating to MAVELLEFEEPVGILLKEIEALSLMPRTESRGQDIDRLKGRVDSLRSEIFANLTPWQCVLVARHLARPGTLDYIQSLFTDFIEIHGDRRFADDKAIVCGSARYHGQHVLVVGHQKGGTTKEKIARNFGYARPEGYRKAIRTMRLAEKFGRPVIVFVDTPAAFPGIESEERGVAEAIAYNLREMAVLDVPVVIAVCGEGGSGGALGIAIGDRVLMQQFAIYSVIPPEGCSAILWRDSARKVEAAQALKLTGPDLIGLGIVDEIVAEPLGGAHQDPAKASQLLDEAIARTLAEISAWTSEERLANRYNKFRNMGRFGIDFVDGAMAAGPESESSAR from the coding sequence ATGGCTGTCGAACTGCTGGAATTCGAGGAACCCGTCGGGATCCTGTTGAAGGAGATCGAGGCGCTGAGCCTGATGCCGCGCACCGAAAGCCGCGGCCAGGATATCGATCGGCTCAAGGGACGCGTCGACAGCCTCCGATCCGAAATCTTTGCGAACCTGACGCCCTGGCAATGCGTGCTGGTCGCCCGCCACCTGGCCCGGCCCGGCACACTGGACTACATCCAGAGTCTCTTTACGGATTTCATCGAGATTCACGGCGATCGCCGTTTCGCCGATGACAAGGCCATCGTGTGCGGATCAGCCAGGTATCACGGGCAGCACGTCCTCGTGGTGGGGCACCAGAAGGGTGGCACGACGAAGGAGAAGATCGCCCGCAACTTCGGGTATGCCCGCCCGGAGGGTTACCGGAAAGCCATCCGGACGATGCGGTTGGCCGAGAAGTTCGGACGGCCGGTGATCGTGTTTGTGGACACGCCGGCTGCCTTTCCCGGGATCGAATCGGAAGAACGGGGCGTCGCCGAGGCCATTGCGTACAACCTCCGGGAGATGGCGGTGCTCGACGTGCCGGTGGTGATCGCGGTGTGCGGAGAGGGAGGCAGCGGTGGCGCGCTGGGAATTGCCATTGGCGATCGGGTGCTGATGCAGCAGTTTGCCATCTACAGCGTCATTCCCCCGGAAGGCTGCTCGGCAATCCTGTGGCGGGACTCTGCGCGGAAAGTCGAGGCAGCCCAGGCGCTGAAGCTCACAGGGCCGGATCTGATCGGCCTCGGAATCGTGGACGAGATCGTGGCCGAACCGCTCGGCGGCGCGCATCAGGATCCCGCGAAGGCTTCCCAGTTGCTGGATGAGGCGATTGCGCGAACGCTGGCCGAGATCAGCGCCTGGACATCGGAGGAACGGCTCGCGAACCGCTACAACAAGTTCCGCAACATGGGGCGGTTCGGCATCGACTTCGTCGACGGTGCGATGGCGGCTGGTCCAGAGTCCGAATCCAGTGCCCGCTGA